One genomic segment of Camelina sativa cultivar DH55 unplaced genomic scaffold, Cs unpScaffold00535, whole genome shotgun sequence includes these proteins:
- the LOC104773421 gene encoding uncharacterized protein At1g21580-like isoform X3: protein MDSSSHYNHTYDPWNSPYSPHLHPPSAPLLPPPPPLPPPPPPTRQSHPDSPNFYALSTTQSNGQRQDYHHQQYSHHRQDLPPNPAPSSYYSHHPPPPPPLQQQNQPPPLQQQQQHPQYIPQQVSYEPQRISQPLSSSIQCTESRDIAAQSDWARFNEKRHDSWTVDASQGRIRVDDGPIGRNYQYDYSRSSRDYSGVGSNRDLDGSSRSNDEFRNLGYVRKESGSTRIEGNYQDRGQLKSESGRYFRGLDERNRVLPPSVGYGSERHGVSVTVSRNMTRSSASHEGARNLRWDEARNGGRTLYPRRKDDYYHSEREQYVDRGRREESNELNRTPRKQTQKKSALLRLETPRSYQNSRENDWSRQHNHHNGKRFNSNSYRGKEHLGHSDRGLVEKQRGRTPVDLDVSFKSKVLVAKPVASPTNAGIRSGTSVTPRSSKARRALLSDKNEKASLTEGNGMLKTHLSFEASVSEGYRQSTRQTTASEIEKEPDNHSVLPSSDSGGKLNKVRFVDGVVQDSKVKISGTDPEASAHGSEAKIRSNVHAAEKASSYFETLKVEAKDDINGKHDSNIEACSTVADVIDNQSTMKSHEDVLDRTSTGCNSGEALISKVMEKDEIMKTKTLINMSPVKVKVPVSWPTAVDLSGCSEGEIHFAGKPMCSVGSQHCEDEDMDCIPSRNLQMMEVNTGYEVRKPISSSDGSLGYQEKDFQNSSVNASTYFNREDPVGQVLAKSDVGGIEVDNKMINKNVNSLSPENDSSRGLHMGLVSPATLGNANVSIDLANANNSSSGDLANANSCTVGTLINTMVESPDMSVDSEMESKDPRHCEKSANLSVENVSRKKNMETTPLNIAAEMVDYMDSDEGKQMCVNDSSSLTKFTVKGSSNVLPVEKTDGCSHSDESDLAMAVPSEVCVENVSTERLVRGEDLVSKTHHPPEIPSVDQFNDTDSRDLKDCLSEPNVSLSKDLTDCASESLVERGVSQSAATFCDKLPSLSAFITETNPAVGMNGMSGNETVADTESTLQEIQPCTTVCKLFPEDRLECGSSGAIGSVRNLSADKNLEKDLSKVSSCLVSDSSVSPCDISPLEVVNDHIQNKTSFQANYSDSQGAIMHKENDCAESIEVEEKAKTSGGTSKYSTPGTNIIAGSGDSVLSCDSLSSSSRRNFRQIRSEVHVVDANSKDKEKPKPSGRTSKYKTSGTDIVAVRRDSVFPCDSLPSSPRLCRKLRSEIHVASMVDETSKHRTPGTDIIAGSGDSVFPSNETSKGKESQKGDSLLDSLQEQIMTSHEVTQPTQPGSSSAHFDLVMKTNGDPIEKLTDITSNVGSQENDSLNSAKTGIFDGEALSSDGKVSGTEVPGDSGVRVSRSYSHADVKFALTHVKDHVVSVPHRDFQSKTSMSSKHEIEKRKKKSNYSTQKRVPSSLPFVSETKKTANPPIHTTKRHTWHRKSETSPSSFVAAKPLSSTLPTKQIFPKVTAQSSSSYVRKGNSLLRKPPHGSPAVALGMPSSAIQLNNFTVEDKSTGSSSMVDVDNISSLVNNGKILTLEKQSKPPSDSSTSKVSNAIVTSSGKCALSCSMDHLTTGLPESIMDSATSGEANVPLSGGDIFKTSDTLIQTGYASDCQQKRNPPNLDSLNLKQMVYVKRKANQLVAASDIHGVSLNQISPSDGYFKRSKNQLVRNSESFVNQSLSLPDDALDTRSAANMVSERSSSSAFSDSAGMRPFKQSKFSLVWTQNDQQPRKPIAHMRYQKILPQLVPWKRVTYWKRLMNSVSAYRNGSFSNIRAF, encoded by the exons atggattcttcttctcattaCAATCATACCTACGATCCATGGAATTCTCCTTACTCTCCTCACCTTCATCCTCCTTCTGCTCCTCTTCTTCCGCCGCCACCGCCgttacctcctcctcctcctcctactcgTCAATCTCATCCCGATAGCCCTAATTTTTATGCTCTATCAACAACCCAGAGCAATGGTCAACGTCAGGATTACCACCACCAACAATACTCTCATCATCGCCAAGATCTTCCTCCTAATCCGGCGCCTTCTTCTTATTACTCTCACcatccgccgccgccgccgccgcttCAGCAGCAAAATCAGCCACCACCGTtacagcaacagcaacagcatcctcaatACATTCCTCAGCAAGTTAGCTATGAGCCTCAAAGGATATCGCAGCCGTTGTCATCCAGTATCCAGTGTACGGAATCGCGAGATATTGCTGCTCAGTCTGATTGGGCTCGGTTCAATGAAAAAAGGCATGATTCATGGACAGTGGATGCTTCTCAGGGTCGAATCCGAGTGGATGATGGTCCAATAGGCCGTAACTATCAGTATGACTATAGCCGCTCGTCCAGGGATTATTCCGGTGTTGGCAGTAATCGTGATTTAGATGGTAGTTCTAGGTCTAACGATGAGTTTCGTAATCTTGGATATGTTAGAAAAGAATCTGGATCCACAAGGATAGAGGGTAATTATCAAGACCGTGGTCAGTTGAAATCAGAATCCGGTAGATATTTTAGGGGTTTAGATGAGAGAAATAGGGTTTTACCTCCAAGTGTTGGTTATGGCAGTGAACGACATGGTGTTAGTGTTACAGTCAGTCGCAATATGACTAGGTCATCCGCAAGTCATGAGGGGGCTAGAAACCTGAGATGGGATGAAGCGCGTAATGGAGGCAGGACTCTGTATCCCCGGAGAAAAGATGATTATTATCATTCTGAGAGAGAACAATATGTTGACCgtggaagaagagaggagagcaATGAGTTAAATCGAACACCCAGGAAACAAACCCAGAAGAAGAGTGCTCTTCTAAGGCTTGAAACTCCAAGATCGTATCAAAACAGCAGAGAGAATGATTGGTCTCGGCAACATAATCATCATAATGGGAAAAGGTTTAACTCTAACTCGTATAGGGGTAAGGAACACTTGGGTCATTCTGATCGTGGGCTGGTGGAGAAGCAAAGAGGGAGAACTCCAGTGGATCTTGATGTTTCATTTAAATCGAAGGTTCTGGTAGCTAAGCCCGTAGCATCACCTACAAATGCAGGTATCCGTTCTGGCACGTCTGTGACACCTAGGTCTAGTAAAGCTAGAAGAGCATTGCTTtctgacaaaaatgaaaaggcTTCATTAACTGAAGGAAATGGAATGTTGAAAACCCATTTGTCATTTGAGGCATCGGTTTCTGAGGGCTATAGACAGTCTACTAGGCAAACTACTGCATCTGAAATTGAAAAAGAGCCTGACAATCACTCAGTTCTGCCTTCCAGTGATTCCGGAGGTAAGCTAAACAAAGTCAGGTTTGTTGATGGTGTCGTTCAGGACAGCAAAGTCAAAATTTCTGGTACAGATCCTGAAGCTTCAGCTCATGGTAGTGAAGCAAAAATTCGTAGTAATGTACATGCTGCAGAAAAGGCCTCTAGTTATTTCGAGACTTTAAAAGTAGAGGCCAAGGATGATATTAATGGGAAACATGATAGCAATATAGAAGCTTGCTCCACTGTGGCAGATGTTATTGATAACCAAAGTACAATGAAGTCCCATGAAGATGTGTTGGACAGAACGAGCACTGGTTGTAATTCAGGTGAAGCTCTCATCTCTAAGGTCATGGAGAAGGATGAAATCATGAAAACAAAGACATTAATTAATATGTCTCCTGTTAAAGTTAAAGTACCTGTATCATGGCCAACAGCCGTTGATCTTTCTGGGTGTTCTGAAGGAGAAATTCATTTTGCTGGTAAGCCTATGTGCAGTGTTGGGTCTCAACATTGTGAAGACGAGGACATGGACTGTATACCATCAAGGAATTTACAAATGATGGAGGTAAATACTGGGTATGAAGTAAGAAAACCTATTAGTTCATCTGATGGATCTTTGGGTTATCAAGAGAAGGATTTTCAGAACTCATCTGTAAATGCATCCACCTATTTTAACAGAGAAGATCCTGTTGGTCAGGTGTTAGCAAAGTCAGATGTTGGTGGTATCGAAGTTGACAACAAGATGatcaataaaaatgtaaattccTTGTCTCCTGAAAATGACTCCTCTAGGGGTCTCCACATGGGTCTGGTTTCCCCTGCCACTCTGGGCAATGCTAATGTTTCGATTGATCTTGCTAATGCCAATAATAGTTCTTCAGGGGACCTCGCTAATGCTAACAGTTGTACTGTTGGGACGCTTATCAATACTATGGTCGAGTCACCTGATATGAGTGTAGATTCCGAGATGGAAAGTAAAGATCCTCGTCACTGCGAAAAGTCAGCTAATTTATCAGTTGAGAATGttagcagaaaaaaaaacatggaaactACGCCTCTTAATATTGCTGCAGAAATGGTTGACTATATGGACAGTGATGAAGGTAAACAGATGTGTGTAAACGACTCTTCATCTCTGACAAAGTTTACGGTAAAGGGATCATCAAATGTGTTGCCTGTGGAGAAGACTGATGGCTGTTCGCATAGTGATGAATCAGATTTAGCTATGGCAGTACCATCTGAGGTGTGTGTGGAAAATGTAAGTACTGAGAGACTTGTCCGCGGTGAAGACCTGGTTTCGAAAACTCATCATCCTCCAGAAATTCCTTCTGTAGATCAGTTTAATGATACAGATAGTCGAGATTTGAAAGATTGTTTATCGGAGCCAAATGTTTCTCTTAGCAAAGATCTTACTGATTGTGCGAGTGAGAGTCTTGTTGAGCGCGGCGTTAGCCAGAGTGCTGCAACATTTTGTGATAAATTACCCAGCTTGTCTGCTTTCATAACTGAAACAAATCCTGCAGTTGGAATGAATGGTATGTCTGGTAATGAAACAGTTGCGGATACTGAATCTACTCTCCAAGAAATTCAACCATGTACAACAGTATGCAAGTTGTTCCCTGAAGATCGTTTGGAATGTGGATCATCTGGTGCAATTGGTTCTGTCCGGAATCTCTCTGCGGATAAAAATCTGGAAAAGGATCTTTCAAAGGTCAGTTCGTGCTTAGTATCTGATAGTTCTGTTAGTCCTTGTGATATTTCTCCCTTGGAGGTAGTGAATGAccatatacaaaacaaaacatcttttcaaGCTAACTACAGTGATTCTCAAGGTGCCATCATGCATAAGGAAAATGATTGTGCTGAAAGCATTGAGGTAGAAGAGAAAGCGAAGACTTCTGGTGGAACTTCTAAGTACAGCACTCCGGGAACTAATATTATTGCTGGTAGTGGGGACTCAGTGCTTTCATGTGATTCTTTGTCCAGCTCATCAAGGCGTAACTTCCGGCAGATACGGAGTGAAGTTCATGTGGTTGATGCAAATAgcaaagataaagagaaaccCAAGCCTTCTGGTCGTACTTCTAAGTACAAAACTTCAGGAACTGATATTGTTGCTGTTAGGAGGGATTCAGTGTTTCCATGTGATTCTCTACCCAGCTCGCCAAGGCTGTGCAGAAAGTTACGGAGTGAAATTCATGTTGCTTCCATGGTTGATGAAACTTCTAAGCACAGAACTCCAGGAACTGATATTATTGCTGGTAGTGGAGATTCAGTGTTTCCAAGTAATGAAACTAGCAAAGGTAAAGAGAGTCAAAAAGGAGATAGCCTTTTAGATAGTTTACAAGAGCAAATCATGACCTCCCATGAGGTAACCCAGCCAACCCAGCCAGGTAGTTCTTCGGCGCATTTTGATTTAGTTATGAAGACAAATGGTGATCCAATAGAGAAGCTGACTGATATAACTTCTAATGTTGGCTCTCAAGAAAATGACTCACTGAACAGTGCTAAGACTGGTATATTTGATGGTGAAGCGTTATCATCTGATGGTAAAGTTTCTGGAACTGAAGTTCCTGGTGATTCAGGTGTACGTGTGTCCAGATCATACTCACATGCGGATGTGAAATTTGCATTGACCCATGTTAAAGATCATGTAGTCTCTGTGCCACATCGGGATTTCCAAAGTAAGACATCTATGAGTTCTAAGCATGAaatagaaaagaggaaaaagaaatcCAACTACTCTACTCAGAAAAGAGTTCCCAGTTCACTGCCTTTTGTCTCTGAAACGAAGAAAACTGCTAACCCTCCGATTCATACCACGAAGCGTCACACTTGGCATCGAAAGTCCGaaacttctccttcttcttttgtagCTGCCAAGCCTTTGTCGTCGACTTTGCCTACAAAACAGATTTTTCCCAAAGTGACTGCGCAATCTAGTAGTAGTTATGTACGTAAAGGGAATAGTCTTCTTCGAAAACCCCCACATGGTTCTCCTGCTGTTGCCCTTGGAATGCCTTCATCTGCTATCCAGTTGAATAATTTCACTGTCGAAGACAAAAGCACGGGATCGTCCAGTATGGTTGATGTTGATAACATTTCTTCTCTTGTTAACAATGGAAAAATACTTACTCTTGAGAAGCAGTCAAAGCCTCCCTCAGACAGCAGCACTTCCAAAGTATCAAATGCCATTGTTACTTCATCAGGAAAATGTGCATTATCTTGCAGCATGGATCACCTTACCACCGGTTTACCTGAGTCTATCATGGATTCTGCTACATCAGGAGAAGCTAATGTTCCACTCTCTGGTGGGGATATATTCAAGACATCTGACACACTAATTCAGACAGGCTACGCTTCAGATTGCCAGCAGAAGAGAAATCCGCCTAACTTGGATTCTCTAAATTTGAAACAAATGGTATATGTCAAGAGAAAG GCAAATCAGTTGGTTGCGGCTTCAGATATTCATGGTGTAAGTCTTAACCAGATTTCTCCCTCTGATGGGTACTTTAAGCGAAGTAAAAATCAGCTAGTAAGAAATTCAGAGAGCTTTGTCAATCAGTCACTTTCCTTGCCTGATGATGCTTTAGATACACGATCAGCTGCAAACATGGTTTCAGAAAGATCTTCTAGCTCAGCATTCTCTGACTCTG CTGGCATGCGACCATTTAAGCAATCAAAGTTTTCTCTGGTTTGGACACAAAATGATCAGCAGCCAAGAAAGCCCATAGCTCACATGCGATATCAGAAGATTTTGCCACAACTTGTTCCTTGGAAAAGAGTGACATACTGGAAAAGATTAATGAATTCAGTGTCGGCTTACCGAAATGGTTCTTTTTCCAACATTAG GGCATTCTGA